From a single Adhaeribacter swui genomic region:
- a CDS encoding DNA-directed RNA polymerase subunit alpha — MSILAFQMPEKVVMEKADDFHGQFEFKPLEKGYGVTIGNALRRILLSSLEGYAITAIRIPGVLHEFSTIEGVMEDVSEIILNLKMVRFKKVSEAIEDKITVTISNKNTFQAGDISRFTNGFQVLNPELVICHLEPTVNFEIELTLQKGRGYVPADENKPNEQVFGQIAIDAIFTPIKNVKYSIENTRVEQKTDYEKLSIDIQTDGSIHPEEALKGAAHILIQHFMLFSDNTMTFETAKPEEEEAVDEEMLHMRKVLKTPLHDMDLSVRAYNCLKAADIKTLGDLVQLDMQDMMKFRNFGKKSLTELENLVEEKGLNFGMDLSKYKLDED; from the coding sequence ATGTCAATATTAGCCTTTCAAATGCCAGAGAAAGTTGTTATGGAAAAAGCCGACGACTTTCATGGTCAATTTGAATTTAAACCTTTGGAAAAAGGATACGGTGTAACTATAGGCAATGCTCTTAGAAGAATATTATTATCTTCTTTAGAAGGATATGCTATTACAGCTATTCGCATCCCTGGGGTATTACATGAATTTTCTACCATCGAAGGTGTAATGGAGGATGTTTCTGAAATTATTCTTAATTTGAAGATGGTGAGATTCAAAAAAGTAAGCGAAGCTATAGAAGACAAAATTACTGTAACCATTTCTAATAAAAATACTTTCCAAGCGGGAGATATTAGCAGATTTACAAATGGTTTTCAAGTTTTAAATCCAGAGCTTGTAATCTGTCATTTAGAGCCAACAGTTAATTTTGAAATTGAATTAACTCTTCAAAAAGGCCGCGGTTACGTTCCTGCTGATGAAAATAAACCTAATGAGCAGGTATTCGGACAAATTGCCATTGATGCTATATTTACTCCTATCAAAAATGTAAAGTACAGCATTGAAAATACCCGGGTAGAGCAAAAAACAGATTACGAAAAGCTTTCTATTGATATTCAAACTGATGGTTCAATTCATCCTGAAGAAGCATTAAAGGGAGCTGCTCATATTTTGATACAGCATTTCATGTTGTTCTCAGACAATACAATGACTTTTGAAACTGCTAAACCGGAAGAAGAGGAAGCGGTAGATGAAGAAATGTTGCATATGCGCAAAGTTTTGAAAACACCATTACATGATATGGATTTATCTGTTCGTGCTTACAACTGTTTAAAAGCAGCAGATATCAAAACTTTAGGCGATTTAGTGCAGTTAGATATGCAGGATATGATGAAGTTCCGGAATTTTGGTAAAAAATCCCTAACTGAATTGGAAAACTTAGTGGAAGAGAAGGGTTTGAATTTCGGTATGGATCTGTCCAAGTACAAATTAGATGAAGATTAA
- the rpsD gene encoding 30S ribosomal protein S4 encodes MARYTGPKTKISRRFNEPIFGASKALQKKAYPPGMHGRGRRKKQSEYAIQLMEKQKAKYLYGVLEKQFANLFDKAHRKGGITGENLLRLLEARLDNTVYRLGIAPTRRAARQLVLHKHILVDGEIVNIASYSLKPGQTIGVREKSKSLESITTSLSTRNVRQFNWLEWDGKDMVGKFVSEPERDQIPEKIQEQLIVELYSK; translated from the coding sequence ATGGCAAGATATACTGGTCCAAAGACCAAAATTTCAAGAAGATTTAATGAACCTATATTTGGAGCAAGTAAAGCTTTACAAAAGAAAGCTTATCCTCCAGGTATGCACGGTAGAGGCCGAAGAAAAAAGCAGTCTGAATATGCTATCCAGTTGATGGAAAAGCAAAAAGCTAAATACTTGTATGGTGTTTTAGAAAAACAATTTGCTAATTTGTTTGATAAAGCGCACCGCAAAGGTGGTATTACTGGTGAAAACTTACTCCGTTTACTAGAAGCAAGATTAGATAACACGGTATATCGTTTAGGCATTGCTCCAACTCGTAGAGCTGCTCGTCAGCTTGTGTTGCACAAACATATTTTAGTTGACGGAGAAATAGTTAACATTGCATCATACAGCTTAAAACCTGGTCAAACAATTGGTGTTCGGGAAAAATCCAAATCTCTTGAGTCAATCACAACAAGTTTAAGTACACGTAACGTTCGTCAGTTTAACTGGTTAGAGTGGGACGGAAAAGACATGGTTGGAAAATTTGTTTCTGAACCAGAAAGGGATCAAATACCTGAGAAAATTCAGGAGCAATTGATCGTTGAGCTTTATTCTAAATAA
- the rpsK gene encoding 30S ribosomal protein S11, giving the protein MAQKRKDKAKKRVVVVEPTGQVHIKASFNNIIISITNNNGQVISWASAGKMGFKGSKKNTPYAAQMAASDCARVAHELGMRKAEVFVKGPGAGRESAIRTVQGAGIEVTTIKDVTPLPHNGCRPPKRRRV; this is encoded by the coding sequence ATGGCTCAAAAAAGAAAAGATAAAGCCAAGAAGCGTGTAGTTGTTGTAGAACCTACAGGACAAGTACACATCAAAGCATCTTTCAATAATATTATCATCTCTATTACCAACAATAACGGACAGGTCATTTCTTGGGCTTCTGCTGGTAAAATGGGTTTTAAAGGTTCTAAGAAGAACACACCATACGCTGCCCAGATGGCTGCTTCTGATTGTGCACGAGTAGCACATGAATTAGGAATGCGTAAAGCAGAAGTTTTTGTTAAAGGTCCTGGTGCCGGAAGAGAATCTGCAATTCGGACAGTGCAAGGTGCTGGTATTGAAGTGACTACAATCAAAGATGTTACTCCACTTCCACATAATGGTTGTAGACCTCCTAAAAGAAGAAGAGTTTAA
- the rpsM gene encoding 30S ribosomal protein S13: MARIAGVDIPDKKRGEISLTYIYGIGRRASQSILTKAGVSWDKKVSEWTEEEAGTIRSIIASEHKTEGVLRSEVQLHIKRLMDIGSYRGLRHRKGLPVRGQRTKNNSRTRKGKRKTVANKKKATK, from the coding sequence ATGGCTAGAATTGCAGGAGTAGATATTCCAGATAAAAAAAGAGGTGAGATTTCGCTCACTTATATTTATGGTATAGGTCGTAGAGCTTCCCAATCTATACTGACTAAGGCTGGAGTAAGCTGGGATAAAAAAGTAAGCGAATGGACTGAAGAAGAAGCAGGTACTATTCGTAGCATTATTGCTTCAGAACATAAGACCGAAGGTGTGTTGCGTTCAGAGGTACAGCTGCATATAAAACGTTTGATGGATATTGGTTCATATCGGGGCCTTCGTCATAGAAAAGGCTTGCCTGTGAGAGGTCAGCGTACTAAAAACAACTCGCGTACTCGTAAAGGTAAGCGGAAAACAGTTGCTAACAAGAAAAAAGCTACTAAATAA
- the rpmJ gene encoding 50S ribosomal protein L36 translates to MKVKASVKKRSVDCKVIRRKGKLYVINKKNPRYKQRQG, encoded by the coding sequence ATGAAAGTTAAAGCATCTGTTAAGAAAAGAAGCGTAGATTGCAAAGTAATTCGTCGTAAGGGGAAGCTTTACGTGATCAACAAGAAAAACCCACGATATAAACAAAGACAAGGATAA
- the infA gene encoding translation initiation factor IF-1, whose product MAKQSSIEQDGTIVEALSNAMFRVELENGHQVISHISGKMRMHYIKILPGDKVKIEMSPYDLTKGRIVYRYK is encoded by the coding sequence ATGGCTAAACAGTCTTCTATCGAACAAGATGGGACAATAGTAGAGGCATTGTCCAATGCAATGTTTCGAGTAGAATTAGAAAATGGGCATCAAGTAATATCTCATATATCCGGCAAAATGAGAATGCACTATATCAAAATTCTTCCCGGAGATAAAGTTAAGATTGAGATGTCGCCATACGATTTAACTAAAGGAAGAATAGTTTATAGATACAAATAG
- the map gene encoding type I methionyl aminopeptidase — MIFYKTEEEISILREGAEILGKTHGEISKYIQAGVSTKFLDELAETFILDHGGSPSFKGYNGFLHSLCVSVNSVVVHGLPSDYELKPGDIVSVDCGVFYKGYHTDSAYTHAVDVVEPEIKNLLDATKKSLYLGIENAIAGLRLGDISSAIQSYVEGKRFSVVRELVGHGIGKHLHEAPEVPNYGRRGTGIKLQEGLVLAIEPMVNLGSKNIFQELDGWTIRTKDNKPSAHFEHTVVVRKDQAEVLTTFKYIEKEE, encoded by the coding sequence ATGATTTTTTACAAAACAGAAGAAGAAATTAGTATACTTCGTGAAGGAGCTGAGATATTAGGCAAAACTCATGGTGAAATTTCTAAATACATCCAAGCTGGAGTATCCACTAAATTTTTAGATGAACTAGCTGAAACGTTTATACTAGATCATGGGGGTAGTCCTTCTTTTAAAGGTTATAATGGATTTCTTCATAGTTTATGTGTTTCAGTTAATTCCGTTGTAGTTCATGGTTTGCCAAGTGATTATGAACTTAAACCTGGAGATATTGTTTCTGTAGATTGTGGTGTTTTTTATAAAGGCTATCATACAGATTCAGCTTATACTCATGCTGTAGATGTAGTTGAGCCGGAAATAAAGAATTTGTTAGATGCTACTAAGAAGTCATTATATCTAGGTATTGAAAATGCTATAGCTGGATTAAGATTAGGTGATATTAGTTCAGCTATTCAAAGTTATGTAGAAGGAAAAAGATTTTCAGTAGTTAGAGAATTAGTAGGCCACGGAATAGGTAAACATTTACATGAAGCCCCGGAAGTTCCTAATTATGGAAGACGGGGTACAGGAATAAAATTGCAAGAAGGTTTAGTATTAGCTATTGAACCCATGGTTAATTTAGGTAGTAAAAATATTTTTCAAGAATTAGATGGTTGGACCATCCGTACTAAAGATAACAAGCCTTCTGCTCATTTTGAACATACAGTTGTAGTACGAAAAGATCAGGCTGAAGTTCTGACTACTTTCAAATACATAGAAAAGGAAGAATAA
- the secY gene encoding preprotein translocase subunit SecY has protein sequence MKKFITTVKNIFAIEDLRTRILNTLGFIAIFRLGSYVVLPGIDSSKLQSNSQGIFGLLDTLLGGAFSNASIFALGIMPYISASIVLQLLTIAVPYFQKLQKEGESGRKKINQYTRVLTIAITAAQSIGFIATINAEAIAVSNLSFTISSVVILTAGTIFCMWLGEKITDKGIGNGISMLIMIGIVSRLPSAILQELLSKRLNGLLIFLLELFVLYLVVMAVVMLTQAVRRIPVQYAKQVGGTTQYSGQRQFIPLKVNAAGVMPIIFAQSLMFIPALISSIWRDTSETASYIGTTFSDYTSWQYNALFGFLILIFTYFYTAISVNPDQISNDLKRSGGFIPGVKPGLATSEYIGDVLDRITLPGALFLALIAIFPSIALIFGVTREFSAFFGGTSLIIMVGVVLDTLNQVESYLLMRHYDGMMKSGKLKGRSQNIALAS, from the coding sequence ATGAAAAAGTTTATAACAACAGTTAAGAATATATTTGCAATTGAAGACCTAAGGACTCGTATATTGAATACCTTAGGTTTTATTGCAATTTTTAGATTAGGTTCTTATGTTGTTTTACCGGGCATTGATTCTTCTAAACTACAGTCTAACTCGCAAGGCATTTTTGGGTTATTAGATACTTTATTAGGAGGAGCATTTAGTAATGCTTCTATTTTTGCATTAGGTATAATGCCCTATATATCTGCTTCCATAGTCTTGCAACTACTTACTATAGCTGTTCCTTATTTTCAAAAGTTACAAAAGGAAGGAGAGTCTGGCAGGAAAAAAATTAATCAGTATACTAGAGTTTTAACAATAGCTATAACTGCTGCGCAATCAATTGGATTTATTGCCACCATAAATGCTGAAGCTATTGCCGTAAGTAACTTATCATTTACAATTTCTTCTGTAGTCATTTTAACTGCAGGTACTATTTTTTGTATGTGGTTAGGAGAAAAAATTACGGATAAAGGAATAGGTAATGGTATATCCATGTTGATAATGATTGGAATTGTTTCTAGACTTCCTAGTGCTATTTTGCAAGAATTATTATCAAAAAGATTAAATGGGCTATTAATATTTTTATTAGAGCTATTTGTTCTTTATTTAGTGGTTATGGCAGTAGTTATGTTAACTCAAGCAGTTCGCAGAATACCTGTACAGTATGCTAAGCAAGTAGGTGGTACTACACAATATAGTGGTCAAAGGCAGTTTATACCATTAAAAGTAAATGCTGCAGGAGTAATGCCTATTATATTTGCCCAATCTTTAATGTTTATTCCGGCTTTAATATCTTCTATCTGGCGGGATACAAGTGAAACTGCTTCTTATATTGGAACAACATTTTCTGATTATACAAGCTGGCAGTATAATGCTTTATTTGGCTTTTTAATATTGATTTTTACTTATTTCTATACAGCCATTAGTGTTAATCCCGATCAAATATCTAATGATTTAAAAAGAAGTGGTGGCTTTATCCCTGGTGTAAAACCAGGTCTAGCAACTTCTGAATATATTGGAGATGTTCTTGATAGAATTACTTTGCCTGGTGCATTATTTTTAGCTTTAATTGCTATTTTCCCTTCTATAGCATTAATCTTTGGAGTAACTAGAGAGTTTTCTGCTTTTTTTGGAGGAACTTCTTTAATTATAATGGTAGGAGTAGTTTTAGATACTCTTAATCAAGTTGAGAGTTATTTACTCATGCGCCATTATGATGGTATGATGAAATCTGGTAAATTAAAAGGAAGGTCGCAGAATATAGCCTTGGCCTCTTAA
- the rplO gene encoding 50S ribosomal protein L15 encodes MNLSLLQPALGSVKDRKRIGRGTGSGRGGTSTRGHKGAKSRSGYSSKIGFEGGQMPLQRRVPKFGFKNFNRVEYSPINIDVISSLANSLQVNVVDLEFFKAHGLISKNDKVKVLGRGEINNPIEIHAHAFSKSASELIEKAGGKIVLI; translated from the coding sequence ATGAATTTAAGCTTATTACAACCAGCCTTAGGCTCTGTTAAGGATAGAAAAAGAATAGGTCGGGGTACTGGCTCCGGACGTGGAGGAACCTCCACTCGTGGCCATAAAGGAGCAAAGTCACGGTCTGGATACTCTAGTAAAATCGGTTTCGAAGGTGGTCAAATGCCTTTGCAAAGACGTGTGCCAAAATTTGGTTTTAAAAATTTTAATAGAGTTGAATATTCTCCTATCAATATCGATGTGATTTCATCTTTAGCTAATAGTTTACAGGTGAATGTTGTTGATTTAGAATTTTTTAAAGCGCACGGTCTTATTTCTAAGAATGATAAAGTTAAAGTTTTAGGACGTGGCGAAATTAATAACCCGATAGAAATACATGCTCATGCATTTTCTAAATCTGCCTCTGAGTTGATCGAAAAAGCAGGTGGTAAAATCGTGCTTATATAA
- the rpmD gene encoding 50S ribosomal protein L30, translated as MAQVKITQVKSIIDSSKNQKLTIQALGLGKISKSVLVENTPQIAGMLRKVQHLVEVKEL; from the coding sequence ATGGCGCAAGTTAAGATTACTCAAGTTAAAAGTATTATTGATAGTTCCAAGAATCAGAAGCTTACGATTCAAGCTTTAGGTTTAGGGAAAATAAGCAAATCTGTTCTTGTTGAAAATACTCCGCAGATTGCAGGTATGCTCCGTAAAGTTCAACATTTAGTAGAAGTTAAAGAATTGTAG
- the rpsE gene encoding 30S ribosomal protein S5, with protein MSKNNLRIVRASDIDLKERVVAIKRVAKVVKGGRRFSFSAIVVVGDGNGVVGYGLGKANEVTDAIAKGIDDAKKNLVKVPVYHHTVPHSIEGKFSGGFVLVKPAAAGTGVIAGGAMRAVFESAGIKDVLAKSKGSSNPHNVVKATFDALSKMRDPLAVAQQRGVNLSKVFNG; from the coding sequence ATGTCTAAGAATAATTTAAGAATTGTACGGGCTAGTGACATTGACCTTAAAGAAAGAGTAGTTGCCATAAAAAGGGTAGCTAAGGTAGTTAAAGGTGGCCGTCGATTTAGCTTTTCAGCAATCGTAGTTGTAGGTGATGGAAATGGGGTTGTAGGCTATGGTTTAGGTAAAGCTAACGAAGTAACTGATGCAATTGCTAAAGGCATTGATGATGCTAAAAAAAATTTAGTGAAAGTTCCTGTATATCATCATACAGTACCTCATTCTATCGAAGGAAAATTTTCAGGAGGCTTCGTGCTTGTTAAGCCAGCTGCTGCTGGTACTGGTGTAATAGCCGGTGGTGCAATGCGAGCTGTTTTTGAAAGTGCTGGTATTAAAGACGTATTAGCTAAATCTAAAGGTTCATCTAATCCGCATAACGTAGTAAAAGCAACCTTTGATGCACTTTCTAAAATGCGCGATCCATTAGCTGTTGCTCAACAACGTGGCGTTAATCTTTCAAAAGTTTTTAATGGATAA
- the rplR gene encoding 50S ribosomal protein L18, with protein MSVQKSERRLRIRRSIRTKISGTSTKPRLSVFRSNRAIYAQLINDQEGKTLVSVSSGSIDITGSSKIEIASHVGKTLANKALDLGITEVVFDRSGYLYHGRVKSLAEGAREGGLKF; from the coding sequence ATGTCAGTTCAAAAATCAGAAAGAAGGCTACGGATCAGACGGAGTATCAGAACGAAAATTTCCGGTACATCTACAAAACCTCGTTTATCTGTGTTTAGAAGTAACCGTGCAATTTATGCTCAGTTGATTAATGATCAAGAGGGTAAAACCTTGGTTTCAGTTTCTTCAGGTTCCATTGATATTACTGGAAGCTCAAAAATTGAAATTGCTTCTCATGTAGGAAAAACGTTAGCGAATAAAGCACTGGATCTAGGGATTACAGAAGTTGTATTTGACCGTTCAGGATATTTATATCACGGTAGAGTAAAATCGTTGGCTGAAGGTGCTCGTGAAGGAGGCCTTAAATTTTAA
- the rplF gene encoding 50S ribosomal protein L6, whose amino-acid sequence MSRIGKLPITVPASVEINLNADNTILVKGPKGTLQTQVDRDIKLSKVDGQLIVERPTDQKRHKAMHGLYRSLINNMVVGVSDGFKEQLELVGVGYKATASNNTLELSLGYSHNIFLALPKEVTASAVTEKGKAPVIILESIDKQLIGQVAAKIRSLRKVEPYKGKGIRFVGEIIRRKAGKTASK is encoded by the coding sequence ATGTCACGTATTGGTAAATTGCCTATAACTGTTCCTGCCAGTGTTGAGATTAATCTTAACGCAGACAATACCATTTTGGTAAAGGGACCAAAAGGTACTCTTCAAACCCAAGTTGACCGAGATATTAAGCTATCTAAAGTTGATGGACAGCTAATTGTAGAACGACCAACTGATCAAAAAAGACATAAAGCCATGCATGGTCTTTATCGTTCATTGATCAATAATATGGTTGTTGGAGTAAGTGATGGATTTAAAGAGCAACTTGAATTAGTTGGTGTTGGTTATAAAGCTACAGCATCTAATAATACTTTAGAGCTTTCTCTTGGCTACTCGCATAATATATTTTTAGCTTTACCTAAAGAAGTTACTGCAAGTGCTGTTACCGAAAAAGGTAAGGCTCCAGTGATTATATTAGAAAGTATAGATAAGCAATTAATTGGTCAGGTTGCAGCAAAAATAAGATCCTTACGCAAAGTAGAACCTTATAAAGGCAAGGGTATACGTTTTGTTGGCGAAATAATCAGAAGAAAAGCTGGTAAAACAGCATCTAAATAA
- the rpsH gene encoding 30S ribosomal protein S8, with amino-acid sequence MNTDPIADYLTRLRNAIKANHRIVEIPSSKIKKEITRVLHEKGYIQSYRFDDSSVQGTIKIALKYNPATKQSAIVHLERISKPGLRKYAHFENLPRVLNGLGVAILSTSKGVMTEKEAKGLNVGGEVLCYVY; translated from the coding sequence ATGAATACAGATCCCATAGCAGATTATTTAACTAGATTGCGGAATGCTATCAAAGCAAATCATCGCATAGTTGAAATACCATCTAGCAAAATAAAAAAAGAAATCACACGGGTTTTACATGAGAAAGGGTATATTCAAAGTTATCGGTTCGATGATTCTTCGGTACAAGGCACTATAAAGATTGCACTTAAATACAATCCTGCAACTAAACAATCTGCTATAGTTCATTTAGAAAGAATCAGCAAGCCTGGATTGCGGAAATATGCTCATTTTGAAAATCTTCCGCGGGTACTTAACGGTTTAGGAGTTGCCATTTTATCTACTTCAAAAGGAGTAATGACCGAAAAAGAAGCTAAAGGTCTAAATGTTGGTGGTGAAGTATTGTGTTACGTTTATTAA
- the rpsN gene encoding 30S ribosomal protein S14 yields MAKESVKARELKKQKAVEKYAAKRKELKEAGDYEALDKLPRNASPVRLHNRCKLSGRPRGYIRKFGISRVVFRELASAGKIPGVTKSSW; encoded by the coding sequence ATGGCGAAAGAATCTGTAAAAGCGCGCGAATTAAAAAAACAAAAAGCTGTTGAAAAGTATGCAGCTAAAAGAAAAGAATTAAAAGAAGCTGGAGATTATGAAGCTTTAGATAAGCTACCACGGAATGCATCACCTGTGCGGTTGCATAATCGTTGTAAATTATCCGGAAGACCACGAGGATATATTCGGAAATTTGGAATATCCAGGGTAGTTTTTCGGGAATTAGCTTCAGCTGGTAAAATTCCGGGTGTTACCAAATCTAGTTGGTAA
- the rplE gene encoding 50S ribosomal protein L5: MATARLKEKYQKEIISSLKEKFQYKSIMQVPRITKICINKGIGNAVADKKLVDIGVDELTTITGQKAVATKAKNSVSNFKLREGMPIGARVTLRGDQMYEFMDRLLTVALPRVRDFRGINDKGFDGRGNYTLGIKEQIIFPEISIDKIKAISGMDITFVTTAQNDEESYELLKAFGMPFQNLKK, encoded by the coding sequence ATGGCAACTGCAAGATTAAAGGAGAAATATCAAAAGGAGATTATATCCTCGCTGAAAGAAAAATTTCAGTATAAAAGCATCATGCAAGTTCCACGCATCACTAAAATATGTATCAACAAAGGCATTGGTAATGCCGTTGCTGATAAAAAACTAGTTGATATTGGCGTTGACGAATTGACTACTATTACAGGTCAGAAAGCGGTAGCTACCAAAGCTAAAAATTCCGTATCTAATTTTAAATTGCGTGAAGGCATGCCTATTGGAGCTCGTGTTACATTAAGAGGTGATCAGATGTATGAATTTATGGATCGACTTTTAACTGTGGCATTGCCGAGGGTAAGGGATTTCCGTGGTATAAATGATAAAGGTTTTGATGGTAGAGGCAATTATACATTAGGTATAAAGGAGCAAATCATTTTTCCAGAAATTAGTATTGATAAAATTAAGGCTATTTCAGGTATGGACATAACTTTCGTAACTACAGCGCAGAATGATGAAGAAAGTTATGAATTGTTAAAAGCTTTCGGGATGCCTTTTCAAAATTTAAAAAAGTAG
- the rplX gene encoding 50S ribosomal protein L24 encodes MKQVIEKPYKLHVKTGDTVKVIAGNEKGNTGRIISVLTKTNKVVVEGLNMVTKHNKPTAKTPNGGITQKEAPIHASNVMLVEGDQVVRTGKKLNAEGKLQRYSKKTGENI; translated from the coding sequence ATGAAACAAGTTATAGAAAAGCCATACAAACTACATGTTAAAACTGGTGATACAGTTAAGGTAATTGCAGGTAACGAAAAGGGCAATACAGGTAGAATTATATCAGTACTTACTAAAACTAATAAAGTAGTTGTAGAAGGTTTAAATATGGTTACAAAACATAATAAACCAACTGCGAAAACGCCTAATGGTGGCATTACCCAAAAGGAAGCTCCTATTCATGCAAGTAATGTTATGTTAGTAGAAGGCGACCAAGTAGTGAGAACAGGCAAAAAGTTAAACGCTGAAGGTAAGTTGCAGCGTTATTCAAAAAAAACTGGAGAGAATATATAA
- the rplN gene encoding 50S ribosomal protein L14 has product MIQQESRLSVADNSGAKEVLCIRVLGGTGKKYASIGDKIIVTVKSALTSGNVKKGSVSKAVVVRTKKEIRRKDGSYIRFDDNAAVLLNNNDEPRGTRIFGPVARELREKQFMKIVSLAPEVL; this is encoded by the coding sequence ATGATACAGCAAGAATCAAGGTTATCAGTTGCCGATAATAGCGGAGCCAAAGAAGTTCTTTGCATTAGGGTACTAGGTGGTACTGGTAAAAAATATGCTTCTATTGGAGATAAAATCATTGTAACTGTAAAGTCTGCCCTTACTTCGGGTAATGTTAAGAAAGGATCAGTTTCTAAAGCAGTAGTTGTAAGAACGAAAAAAGAAATCCGTCGAAAAGATGGATCATATATCCGTTTTGATGATAATGCTGCTGTATTATTGAATAATAACGATGAACCACGTGGAACACGTATCTTTGGTCCAGTGGCTCGTGAGTTAAGAGAAAAGCAATTTATGAAAATTGTTTCATTAGCACCTGAAGTATTATAA
- the rpsQ gene encoding 30S ribosomal protein S17, with the protein METRNLRKEKTGRVVSNKMNKSITVVVESKMKHPIYGKFVSKSTKFKAHDERNECGVGDTVRIMETRPLSKTKNWRLVEIIERAK; encoded by the coding sequence ATGGAAACGAGAAATTTAAGAAAAGAAAAAACTGGTAGAGTTGTATCAAATAAAATGAACAAATCTATTACTGTAGTTGTGGAAAGCAAAATGAAGCATCCAATCTATGGTAAGTTCGTTTCTAAATCCACAAAGTTTAAGGCTCATGACGAAAGAAATGAGTGTGGAGTTGGTGATACGGTTAGAATAATGGAAACGCGGCCTTTAAGTAAAACGAAGAATTGGCGTTTAGTTGAAATAATTGAAAGAGCAAAATAG